DNA sequence from the Acidobacteriota bacterium genome:
TTGGTAACTAAGCGTAACGTATGCAATAATTATGGAATTGTTTGAGGTCGGACGCGTTTTGCGGCTGATCGATGTTGTTACTATTTGAAATTTAATTTTCTATTTCGGCGGAGGAATGTGATGAAACTCGCTACAAGAGTGTACGTTGTTACACTTATTATATTAACGCTCGTGTTCGCGGTGTCGGCCCAAAAGTCCGAGAAAGAGCCCAGGAACACGGCTCCAACTGTTGGAACTGGAGGACCCGTTGGTGGTCCGACAGGTCTTTTTACTGTCTATGACAGCTCGACCTTGAGAAAAGGCGAATACACCCTGAGCGCGTCACTCAGCAATTACGACCGCGATCCGGGTAACGTCGACATCTCGACCGTCCCGCTAAGTTTTCAGGTCGGCCTCTCTAATAAATTCGAGTTGTTCTTCACGACCGAAGGCTATCGCGGCGTCAAGGTGAATGCTCCGCAGAATCTTTCAGGTTTTTACCTGCCGAATTCGCAGCTTCTGATCGGTAACGCTCTCCGTCGCCCGGGTGCGATCGTGCTTGAGCCGGGCACCTCAGGAACTCGTGCGATCTATCGTCCGATCGGTTCCGCCTTTACGGCGTTTCCATTCACGGGCGGTGTTTTCTACACCCCGAACCTCGGCACAGCAGTTAACACGCTTGGACCGCCGAGAGTCGGCGGAGCTCAGGATCTGTTCCCGGGCGTTGGTTCGGTTTATGGCAGCATCCTTCCGGGTATTGTGCTGACCACGTCGCCGCTGATCAACGGCAACACGGCTCCGGCTAGCTTCTCGACCGCTCCGACGTACACTGCAGATGCTCCTTTCATCAACAGAACGTGGGGAACGTCGTCGTTCAACACGATGAACGTCGGTTTCAAATGGCGTTTCAATGATGAGAAAGCAGCGTGGGGCCATGGTATCACCGCTTTCTACCGCTACTATATGGATAGCGGCAGCGACCTCGCTGGCTTCAACATGATGCAGCGTGGTTCGGGCCCGGGCAGCAGCAAGGGCGACATCGGCGTTACCTATTTCGTTGACGCACGTGCCACGAAGTGGGCTAACGTGTCGTTCAATGCGGGTTACCTCTACACCAGCAAGGTCAAGGGTACATTCGCAGGTGCTGACTATGTAATGTTCGATCCAGGCGACGAGCTTCAGTTGTCGGTCGGTGTTGATTTCCCGGTAAATAAATTTTTCCAACCTATCCTCGAGTTCCGCTCGTTGGATTATGTTGGCGGACGTACCCCAAATGCTCTTGAGCAGAATCCTAAAGACGGTATCGCTGGTTTCCGCGTTTATCCGCGTCGCTGGTTCGGCTTTGGTTTGGCTTATCGCTACAACTTTAACCAACAGGATTTCGACAGCTTCCAGGGTGATACGACCTCAAACTCGGTCACCGTTCTTTGCGGACCTGTTTCGCTTCCTGGCTGCGTTCCAACCACCACGACGGTCACCCGAGAAGGTGTCCCGGTTGGTCTTGGAACTTCGGCAGATCCGCACGGTTACATTGCTAACTTCTGGATCGGTCGTCGCGATAAACGCCTTGGCGAAGTCGTGAACCAGCCAGCGAACGTTGACTCCGTCTCGCTGAGCGATATGGTCATCACGCTTCCTTGCCGTCCGGGCACGACATCCAAATCGGGTGCCTGCAACGACAGCAAGACGATCAGCGTATCGACCAAAGCGAGCGATCCTGAAAACGACGTCCTTACCTACAACTACACCGTCTCAGGCGGACGGATTGTCGGAACAGGTGCAAACGTTCAGTGGGATCTCAGTTCGGCTCAGGTCGGAACTTACACGATCGTGACGGGCGTCGATGATGGTTGCGGTGTTTGCGGCAAAACGGATACCAAGACGATCCGCGTTGAAGAATGTCCTGACTGCCAGGCTCCACCGAAGACTTGTTCGTGCCCGACGCTGTCGGTTAGCGGACCTGCCGGAATCACGAATCCTGGCGACACCATGACCTTCACGGCAAGCGCAAGCGGCGATGTTACCTATAACTGGACAGTTTCGGCTGGTTCGATCGAATCCGGTCAGGGAACGCCAAGCATCACTGTTCGCACAACCAAGGAAATGGCTGGCTCGAACGTAACCGCTACGGTAAACATCGGCGGCACAGACCCAACATGCAACTGTCTTACCACTGCGTCCGACAATGGTGGAGTAGCTGCGATCCCGACCGCAACCCCGGTTGACGAATACGGTGCTCTCAAAGATGATGACGTCAAGGCTCGTGTTGACAACTTCTATATCCAGTTGAACAACAATCCGAGTGCTAAGGGCTACATCATCAACTACGGAACAGCCGCTCAGATCAAGAAGCAGAAAGCTCAGATCATGAAGGCGATCACCTTCCGTAAATACGATGCAGGCCGTGTGACGTTTGTTGACGGTCCGAACAACGGCGAGGTTAAGACCAAGTTCTGGTTGGTACCTGCCGGTGCGGACAATCCACAGCCGTAAGCATGCAAGCTTCGCATCCCTCGGGATGTGAACATCAAATAACCAAGACGGCCGGGACGATCATCACGAAGTCCCGGCTGTTTTTTGTTTAAATATCTGTGCTTGTATTAAGCTAATGCTTAATTTCGCTTTGCATTGGCATTGCTTTTCTGTAAGATAGTGGTTGTTCGTTTTCATCGGCATCAACAATAGTTGTGTCAATTTACCAGATTAGTTTGGATGGAACTGCAAACCTGTGGGCCCGTTCTGAGCATCAAACCAGCGACGCGGCGCTTGCTCTGCGATCAGGTACTTGTTTTCAGGCCTTCTCATCTTTGTTATTAGGAATCTCAAGACTATGCCGAACCTAAGAAAGCTTCGATCCGTTTTATCGATATTGTTGACCGTTGCGATCTCGCACGTTTCTTTGTCATTGGCATTCGCTGCTGACGTACATTCGGTTGACGCAGCTGATTCGTACGCTGACTGGCAGGTCGTCGGCCCGACTGGCGGCGATGTGCGCGTCGTCGAGATCGATCCAAAGGATAAGAACCGCCTATATATCAGCACCCTCGACGGTCAAATCCATACGTCCGCTGACGGCGGCAAGACATGGCGGCTTCTCGTTAACCTGAACAAGGCTGAGCTTATCTTGGATCAACTGCTGGTCGATTCTCAAGATTCGCGAACGATCTACACCTCCGGACATCGCGGAAACGCTCCCGGCGGCTTCTTCCGCTCGACCGACGGCGGTGAGACTTGGAAAGAATCGAAAGAACTCAAGGGCGAGTCGATCCACTCGATGACCCAATCACCGGTCGATCCAAAACTCATCCTCCTGGGAACAACACGAGGCGTTTGGTCTTCGAAAAATTCCGGTGAAAGCTGGGAGAAAATATCGTCGACTACCATGCCGGTGAATATCGATTCGCTTGCGATCGACCCAAGGACCGAGAACACGATCTACGCCGGAACCTGGTGGCGTGCCTACAAGAGCACCGATGCCGGAAAGAACTGGCGTCTGATACGCGACGGAATGATCGATGATTCCGATGTTTTTGCCGTGACGCTAAACCCGAAAAATCCAGATCACGTCATTGCTTCGGCGTGCAGTGGTATTTATGAGTCGTTCAACGGCGGGGAAAAATGGGCCAAGATCAATGGCATTCCGTCCCAATCGCGCCGAACCCGAGATATTCTGCAGCACCCGACGATTCCCGGCACGGTATATGCCGCGACGACCGAGGGATTCTGGATGACGACAAATGGCGGGAAGAGCTGGGCTCTGACGACGCAGCGTAACCTTGAGATAAACTCGATCGCTGTTCACCCCGACGAGCCGAATCGTGTTTTTATTGGAACGAACAACTACGGCGTAATGGTCTCGAACGACGGCGGGCGTAATTTCCAGCAGACAAATACCAATTTCAGCAGCCGTTTCACTTATCTCGTCACGCCGGACGTTCAGAAAGCGAATCGCCTTTACGCTGCAACGCACAACACGGCGACCGGCGGCGGTTTCTTTTTTGTCAGCGACGATAGCGGTGCAACTTGGAAGCAGTCGATCGGCTTAGACGTTGGCCGAGTCAGGACATTCACGCTCCGTCAGGATGAAACCAACCCGAATTCGATGTTTTTGGGAACCAATCTTGGCATATTCCGCACAACTGATCGTGGTAATTCGTGGACTCAACTTGCCGCCGCTAAGCCGGCAGCAAAACCGCCGGTCAAGAAGCCCGCCGCGAAGCCCGCTGCAAAGCCAGCGGTTAAAGCGCCTGTTAAGTCGACGGTTAAAAAAACAGCAGCGGTCACTGCCCGAAATGCTCCTCCCGCTGTCACGAATGCAGCGGCGGCCTCAGCACCAAAGCTTATCCCGGCGCTCACTGACAAAGTGACGATCATCGAAATGATCCCTGGCGGCGGGCTCTACGCCGGAACGGATAAAGGCCTTTACCGCAGCCTCGACCTCAACAAAGGATGGGAAAAGCTTTCTTTTGGGGAAGGCTTGAATGAAAATGTTTTTGCAGTTCACGTATCGGCGGCACGGCCCGATACGGTTTGGGTCGGAACGGCAACGTCGGGTGTCCTCGTTTCACGCGATAAGGGCATGACGTGGAATAAAGCCGGCGGAGCGGCTGATAATGTGCCGGTGAGTTCCATCACCTCCGATCCGAAACGCCCGGATTACATCTATGTGGGCACAACTCAGACCTTCTATCTTAGCCGTGACAATGGCAAAACATGGACACGCCGCGGCGGCAATCTCTCGCTGGGTAATTTTACGAGTATCCTGATCAACCCGAACAACACCGACGAGATCATTATCTCCAGTGCGATCGATACGGACGGCGGCGTCTTTATTTCGTCCGATGCCGGTAACCGCTGGAGACGGGTGGACACAAAAGAGATGAAACTACCGAGCCGCCGAATCTGGTCAATGGCCTTCGATCCTCAGGATCCGGACCGTATCTTTGCGGCGACGCATTCCTCTGGTGTTTACAAGATCGAGCGGATCGCCAAAACGACCGCCGGAATGTGATCGAAAGCCGGTCAAACTAAGAAAAAGAGCTGTCTGAAAATCAATTCAGGCAGCTTTTTTATTTGATCAGAACCATTGCTGGTTCGGAAAGCTCCCTACGCTTGACCCGGCGGTTGTGAGTTGGCAACTTGGAACTTTTCCGCTGGAATTCTATAATCTGACGAGATAACAAGGAGCCATCAGTTTGAAGCAAGAGACCGCTCGTGAATCTGCATCGGGGAAGCCTGGCTGTCGGGTTTCGCGATTACCATTCTCAGAGATACCGCACCAGTCGCGGCTTTTTGTTCAGTATCAGAACGACCCTCTGTCCCTCAAAAAATTCTACCCTAACGTACTCGCATCGCCCGACGATGTCGTGTCATTTATTCCGACGGTACTTTCTAATTACACGACCGATCGCGGCCAACTCTGCGACGTTCTATCTGAGATCAACACGGCTCTCGATACCGGTGCTCTAACGGGTGAGAACATTGAGAAGCTCAGAGATCTGGAAACGGTCGCGGTTATAACGGGACAGCAGGCAGGATTGTTCACCGGCCCTCTCTATACGATCTATAAAGCACTCTCTGCCGTAAAGCTGGCCCGGGAATTGACTGAGAAAGGAATAAAGGCCGTTCCGGTGTTTTGGGCGGCGACCGAGGACCACGATTTCGAAGAGGTTTCCGAAGCGTTCTTCGTAGACAAGATAGGCTCTGTTACCGTTGCGAAGTACTCGCCCAAAAGCAGGATCGAGGGAACGCCCGTCGGGACCGTTACGATCGACGGCGAACTGGTGAAAATGATCGAACAGGTTTTCGATGATCTGCCCCGAAATGAATTTTCGGCAGAGATTCCCGACCGATTAGCTCAGATCTGGGCCGAGGGGACGAAGTTTGGTGAAGCATTCGGGAAGACTCTGGCTTGGTTACTTGGCAAATTTGGGATCGTTTACATCGATCCGATGCACCCAGGTGTCAAACGGCTTTCATCTCCGATCTTTGCGTCGGCGATCGAGAATGTGGACGCGATCGTGTCGAGCGTTGTTGCTCGCGGCAGGGAATTGGTGGATCAGGGCTATCACGCGCAAGTTTTGGTCGAGGAAGATTACTTTCCACTGTTCTGGCACGACGACGAAGGGCGGCGTCTTGCCCTCAGAAAGACCGGTGAAGGCGTTTTTAAGGAGAAAACAGGCCGAAGGTCGTTTTCCGTCTCAGAATTGCGTCAGATCGCCGTAAATGAGCCGGGCCGTTTCAGCCCGGGCGTCATGCTGCGGCCTGTGGTGCAGGATTTTCTGTTCCCGACCGCGTGTTATTTCGGCGGCGGGGCTGAGGTTGCATATTTTGCCCAGAACAGTGAAGTTTACCGGGTACTCGGACGTCCGGCGACGCCCGTATTCCACCGGCAGAGTTTTACCGTAGTTGAGGCAAAACAGCGCCGCGTGCTTACCAAATTCGATCTTGAACTCAAGGATCTGTTCGATGAGAAGGAAAACACAATCCTGGATCTCGCCGCGAACAGTGTTTCGCCTGAGACCGCGCGGCTCTTTGCGGAGGTCGAAGAGCGGATCAATACGGAGATGAATCGGCTCGACCAGGCAGTTTCGCACATTGAGCCGACGCTTGCGGCAAATGTTGCCCGCCGTCGGCATCGGATCGTCTATCACATAGCGGCGTTGCGAAAGAAATCATTGATCGCAAAGGTTCGAAACGATGAGATCTCGAACCGCCAGATCGCCGAGCTTTTTGCAAGCCTGATGCCGAACGGCGGGCTGCAGGAACGCACGATAAACGTGTTCTCGTTCCTGAATAGATACGGATTGCAGTTCATCGACTGGATCTACGACGCGATCGATCTTGATGACAAAGATCACCGGATAATAGAGCTGTAAATGAACAAGATAAAGATCCTATCCGATAATCTTGCAAACCAGATCGCCGCTGGCGAGGTAGTCGAGCGGCCTGCGTCTGTCGTCAAGGAACTCGTCGAAAACTCGATCGACGCCGCCGCGGCACGCATCCAGATCGATATAGAACTCGGCGGGCGACGCCTGATGCGGATCAGCGACGACGGCGAAGGCATGAGCCGCGACGACGCGATCCTGGCATTCGAACGGCACGCGACTTCGAAGATCAAAACTGCGGAAGATCTCGGCAGCATCGCAACGCTCGGGTTCCGCGGAGAAGCTCTGGCGTCTATTGCGTCTGTTGCAAAGGTCGAACTCTTAACAAAGACCGAACCCGAAGGCACGGCCTCTCGCGTCGTTATCGAGGGCGGACGGCTGATCGACGTAAAGGACGCCGCACGCGACACGGGGACGACGATATCGGTCCGCGATCTTTTTTACAATACGCCTGCGAGACGCAAATTCATGCGGTCCGAGGCGACCGAAAATTATCATCTGACCAGTATCGTCACGCACTACGCACTCGCTCACCCGGAGATCGCTTTCACGCTGACGAATAACGGCCGCGAGGTCATCCGCGTCGCTCCGGCGAAGGATCTGCGGGAACGGGCATTCCAAATATTCGGCCGAGATCTGCTAGAGAGTCTTTTGCCAGTCGATGGCGGCAGGGAATATGTGGCGAAGGTATCTGGATTTGTGTCCGCTCCCCGTGAGCGTCGAACAACGCGTGATTCTCAGTATTTCTTTGTAAACAAACGCTTTGTCCGCGATAAAACGATCGCGGGCGGCCTGCTCGAAGGCTTCCGTTCGGTCCTTCCGCACGGCGTTTATCCGGTCGCATTTCTGTTTCTCGAAATGCCCCTTGAGGAGATAGATGTGAACGTCCATCCGGCGAAAACCGAGGTGCGTTTTCGCCGCGGAGAAGCTGTAAAAGATGTGATCGCCGAGGCCATTCGTGCCGCTCTCGCGAACGCCGGGATCGTGGGGGAACTTAGGCCCGAGCGTGATCTTGAACCCGAAACTCAGCCAGTCTATGCTCCGCCGGTACATGTTCAGCCGCCTGAGCAAAGCCGGATCGAATTTATTGACAACACGCTTGAATTCAAGCCGAAAGATACTGAACAGGCACGTGAGCCCGAGCCGCTTGTTCGCGTCGCCTCCGCGAATCCGCAGCTCGAGCGAGGCGATGTTTATCATCCGCTGGTTGTCGAAGATCCGTCTTTAGAAGCGGCCGGATTCTTCGTGGCCGAGGGCATTTCGGTTCCCGAAGAGCGGTTGCCGCCAGCGGGCTATGCGGTTTTGCCGCCGGTGGATTCAGGAATAAAGGTCGCTAGATCGATCGAGATCGACGCCGTTTCCGGTTCGAAGATCCAGCCGATCGGACAGCTTCATGACAGCTTTATTATCGCAGTGGATGACGAAGGCCTGCTGCTGATCGACCAGCACGTGGCTCACGAGCGGATCCTTTTCGACAAGTTCCGGAAGAGCGAGACGGACCGGCAGATCGAGTCGCAAAATCTGCTTTTGCCTGAAACGATCGACCTTTCGCCGGCTCAATCCGAGGCCTTTCAGTTGATCGAGGACGATCTGGAATCGCTCGGATTCGGACTGATGCGCCTTTCGGGTCGAACGGTGGCGATCAAGAGCATTCCGACCGATCTGCAGCCGGCGGAGGCGAGAAATCTGTTTTCGGAGATCCTGGACACTGTCGAGCACGAGAAAAAAGGCGGTGCGAAAAAGACCTTGCGGGATTACATCGCTGCCAGCCTGGCCTGCAAGGCGGCGGTCAAGATCAACATGAAGCTCACGCCCGAGAAGATGCGCTGGATGATCGACCGTTTGCTCGTCACGACGTCGCCGACCACCTGTCCGCACGGACGACCGGTTATTTTGCGGCTTTCGATGAAGGACATTGAGCGGGCGTTTCACCGAACCTAGATGGAAAACGAAAAGAAACAAATACCGGAGCGGCCCGATGCGTTTTGGAACAGGGTTTACGCGGGAGTTGTGGTCTCGGCCTTTGTTGTGGTCACGGCTCTTTGGGCATTTGGTAAATATTTCAGATGAGATCACTCGATTGGGCAATCGTCGTCGCGTACCTTATTTACGTCGTTTGGGATGGTATCCGAATGACGAAGCACAGCGGCAGTAAGGAAGGGTATTTCCTAGCCGATCGCGGCCTGCCGTGGTGGGCTGTCGGGCTGTCAGTAATGGCGACGCAGCTTTCGGCGATCACCCTCGTTGGGACTACGGGCCAGGCCTATAGCGATGGGATGCGATTCATTCAGTTCTACTACGGACTGCCGTTTGCGATGATCATTCTTTGCGTGACGGTCGTACCGTTCTTTCACCGGGCCAATGTTTTTACGGCCTACGAGTACCTTGAAAAGCGCTTCGATGTAAAGGTTCGCACGCTTACGAGCTTCTTTTTTCTCATCTCACGCGGACTTGGCGTTGGTACGATCATCTCAGCGCCATCGATAGTTCTCTCGATCGTTTTCGGCTGGAATCTGATAGCCACGATCTTCGCGATCGGGCTCTCGACAACGATATACACCGTGTTTGGCGGCGTTCAGGCGGTCACGTGGACGGACGTGAAGCAGATGGTGATCATCGGTTTTGGGCTGAGCGTCTGTTTTCTGGTGATCCTGTGGAGCTTTCCGGCCGGTGTGACGCTCGGTGACGGACTCCATTTGGCGGGCAGTCTGGGCAAACTGAATATGGTCGATACCACTTTCGACCTGAAGGAAAAATACACCATCTGGTCGGGATTGATCGGTGGCCTATTCCTCATGCTCGGCTATTTCGGCTGCGATCAGAGCCAGGTGCAGCGGTTCCTCACGGCAAAGTCGGTTGACGAAGGCCGCACTTCGCTATTGATGAGCGCTTTTTTGAAGATCCCGATGCAGTTCGGGATCCTGCTGATCGGCATCATGGTCTTTGTGTTTTATCAGTTCACGGCACCGCCGATCGTTTTTAACCCGGCGGAGGTCGACAAAGCGGCCCAGACAGAAGAATTCCGGCAGATACAGAGTAAATATGCCGCGGCTCATGCCGAACGTCGCGAAGCTGCTTTGAAATTTGAACCCGAAGATGGGCAGTTACGCCAGAACTACATCGAAGCGGATAAAAAGTTCAACGAGAGCCGCAAGGAGGCTGTTGCATTCGTCCGATCGACCAGTAATCCTGGCTTTAACGACATCAACTACGTCTTCCCGACATTCGTGCTGGAAAATATGCCGATGGGCGTGATCGGGCTGTTGATCGCCGCGATATTTGCGGCGGCGATGTCATCCATCGCGGCGGAACTCAACGCTCTGGCGACGGCGACGACCATCGATTTCTACAGGCGTCTTTATAAGCCCGACGCTACCGACGCGCACTATGTAGCCGTCGGCCGGGCGACTACGTTTATCTGGGGAATCTTTGCGTGTATCGTTGCGATCTTTGCGACAAATCTGGGTTCGCTGATCGAGGTCGTCAACAAATTTGGCTCGTTCTTTTACGGCTCGCTGCTTGGGGTGTTTGTGCTGGCATTTGTGGTAAAAAGGGCTCGGGCACGCGGAGCATTTTTTGGGTTGTTGTTTGGAATCACTTCGGTTTGGACGGCGAGTATTTTTACCGACATTGAATTTCTTTGGTTCAACGTGATCGGCTGTCTGGTTACGGTTTTGGCCGGTTTCCTGATCAGCTTGACGGTCGGAGATGAACCAGAACGCGGAGACGCAGATACACAGAGTTTATGAGACTGACGAGATCAAGAGCCTTAACAGTTATTTTGTTTGCGGGTAGTTTGCTTTTGCATTCAGCACTCCCGCTCACGACGTCAGCGCAGGTTAGGCCGGTAAATGATTACGGTGCGTTGGGAATTGGCCGTTTGCTTAGAAAGCTGAATACAACGGCGAGCGTGATGATGGTCGGAGCACATCCTGATGATGAAGATTCGTCGCTGCTGGCCTTTCTCGCACGCGGTGAGAACGCGAGAACATCTTACCTGAGCCTGACCCGCGGTGACGGAGGGCAGAACATCATCGGGCCGGAACTGTTCGAATCGCTCGGTGTCATCCGCACCGAAGAGCTACTGCAGGCACGCCGTTTGGACGGTGCGGAGCAGTATTTTGCCCGGGCATTCGACTATGGCTTTTCAAAATCGCTGGCGGAGGCGAAGCAGAAATGGGATGAGAAGATCGTTCTCTGCGACGTCGTTCGCGGGATCCGCGGCTTCAGGCCGATGGTCGTTTTATCACGGTTTTCGGGCACACCTTCGGATGGTCACGGCCAGCATCAGTACGCCGGCTATATTACGCCTCTGGCTGTGAAAGCGGCGGCGGATCCGGCTCAGTGCACGCAGTCAGGAACGCCTTGGCAAGTGCAAAAATTTTACAGCGGTATCGGCGGAACACCGAGTTTGCGGGTGAATACGGGGCAGTTCGACACGATGCTTGGGAGATCGTACTCAGAGATCGCGATCGAAGGCCGCAGCCAGCACAGGTCGCAGGGTGAGGGCCGGATCGAGGTACGGGGAGAAAGATTCTCGGGCTTAAATTTGGTAGACAGTAAAGTCGCGAAGGTCGAGAAGGAAACGAGCATTTTTGATGGTCTCGATACGACGGTCACGGGCTTGTCAGCGGTTGCGGGGAACTCTTTTCCGGGGCTCGCGGCAGATCTCGAATCGATCAAGAGATCCGCTGAAACGGCACTGAAAGAATTTCGTCCGGTCGAGATCCGAGCGATGTCGCCGGCGCTTCAAACTGGGCTACGATCGACCAGAGATGCGAGAGCCAAGCTCTCGAACAGCTCCGAGGCGAGCAGTCGTGCCATTGACTCGATCCTCGCCCGTAAGGAAGCTGAATTTTCGGCGGCAATAGCATCGAGTTATGGCATAACGCTCGACGCTTTATCTGACAAGGAAACGGTGGTTCCGGGTGACGATCTGCTTGCGAACATTAACGTTTATTTTCCAAAAGATCAGACGGTCAGCGTCAAGCAGATCTCGCTGAAGGTTCCGAGCGGCTGGAATGCCGCGAAGACTGTTGCACCAACGGCCGCAAATCCTGGATTTGCTGGTCGCGATGTCGCGAACCAAGCAGAGTATTACGCAGTGACTGTCGCAAAAAATGCGGTGATCACCCAGCCATATTGGCTTATCGAACCGCGTGATGGCGATCTGTTTCGTTGGCCTCAGGATGATACACAGAACCTGCCGTTTCAGCCCCAACTCCTGTCCGCACAAGCGACATTCAGCGTGGGTGGGATCGAGATCGTGCTCGAACAGCCGGTGCAGTACCGCTTTGCAGATCCGTCGCGGGGCGAAATACGGCGTGAGATCAATGTAGTTCCAGCCCTATCGCTAAGCGTCGATCAAAGATTAATTGTCATCCCGCAGAGTGAAAAACCGCAGACGCGAACGTTGGCAATCAACGTAACAAGCAACTCGGTAAAGCCGATTTCAGGCGTCACGGCTTTGAGTGTCGAAAAGCTGCCAAAATGGGATATTAAGCAAAATTCAAGCGGCTTTATGCTCAAAACCAAAGGTGAGAATTCGACTTTGAGCGTCCATATGAGCATTCCTGCAAGAACGCAGCTCGGTACCTATTACATCTCTCCGAACGCTTCGTCCGGCAACGTTACTGCCGAGCAGACAATGACGACGATAGCTTATCCGCACATTCAGACGCACCGTTATTACACGCGTGCCGAGACAAAGGTTGAGGTTCTCGATCTAAAGGTGTCACCCGTCAAGGTCGGCTATATTATGGGCAGCGGTGACGAGGTGCCTGAGGCGATCAGGCAAATTGGACTCGCGGTCACGATGCTTGAGGAAAAAGATGTCGCGTCGGGCGATCTATCGAAGTTTGACACGATCGTGGTCGGCATTAGGGCGTCGGAAACGCGGCCTGATCTGGTTGCGAATAACGGTCGACTGCTCGAGTACGCAAAGAACGGCGGCAACGTCATTGTGCAATACCAACGCGGTAATTGGACGGCACTTGCTCCATTTCCGGTGACGGTCGCGGATACTCAAAGAACGGCTGCAGGTAGCATTGCACGCGTCGTAGACGAAAACGCCAAAGTGAATATTCTCGAGCCCGCACATCCGGTATTCAATACGCCGAACAAGATCACTGACGCGGATTTCAGCGGCTGGGTTCAAGAGCGGAATGCTTATAACCTGGTGACCTTTGACGCGCAGTTCACGCCGCTTCTAGAATCGCATGATGCCGGCGAGGCGGAGAATAAGGGCGGACTCGTTGTCGCGCAGTTAGGGAAGGGAACTTGGACGTATTGCAGCTATTCTTTCTTTCGCCAATTGCCGAATGGCGTCAGTGGAGCGTATCGGTTGTTCGCAAATCTACTAAGTCTGCCGAAGGCACAAAAACCGAAAGCGACGAAGTAAAGTCAATCGAAATTTGGGGGATCTCGAATGAACCTTTCATCCAAGCACAAGACACTGATCACAAAGGTGATAAACGTATTCGAATCCGGCAAGCCGGACGGGAATTATAGTGTGATCGCGATCTTTAACGACGGGCCGAATGACATCAGGCAGATCACGTACGGACGGTCTCAGACCACTGAATACGGCAACCTTGCCAAGCTCGTGAAAAATTACGCAGCGGCGAGCGGAATATACAGCAAAAAGCTAAAACCCTTTGTCGACAAGGTTGGCGTTACGCCGTTGACGGACGATGATACCTTCAAAACCCTGCTCAAAAAAGCTGGTAACGAAGACCCGGTCATGCGGACAGTTCAGGATGTGTTTTTCGATGAGGTTTATTACAAACCGGCGATAAAATGGGCGAGCGACAGAGGTTTTATTTTGCCGCTTTCGGCATTGGTCATCTACGATTCGTTTATCCAGAGCGGCAGCATTTTGTCGGTGATCCGCAATATGTTTCCCGAAACTGTCCCGGCAAACGGCGGAAATGAAATAGAATGGACGACCGCTTATGTTA
Encoded proteins:
- the bshC gene encoding bacillithiol biosynthesis cysteine-adding enzyme BshC: MKQETARESASGKPGCRVSRLPFSEIPHQSRLFVQYQNDPLSLKKFYPNVLASPDDVVSFIPTVLSNYTTDRGQLCDVLSEINTALDTGALTGENIEKLRDLETVAVITGQQAGLFTGPLYTIYKALSAVKLARELTEKGIKAVPVFWAATEDHDFEEVSEAFFVDKIGSVTVAKYSPKSRIEGTPVGTVTIDGELVKMIEQVFDDLPRNEFSAEIPDRLAQIWAEGTKFGEAFGKTLAWLLGKFGIVYIDPMHPGVKRLSSPIFASAIENVDAIVSSVVARGRELVDQGYHAQVLVEEDYFPLFWHDDEGRRLALRKTGEGVFKEKTGRRSFSVSELRQIAVNEPGRFSPGVMLRPVVQDFLFPTACYFGGGAEVAYFAQNSEVYRVLGRPATPVFHRQSFTVVEAKQRRVLTKFDLELKDLFDEKENTILDLAANSVSPETARLFAEVEERINTEMNRLDQAVSHIEPTLAANVARRRHRIVYHIAALRKKSLIAKVRNDEISNRQIAELFASLMPNGGLQERTINVFSFLNRYGLQFIDWIYDAIDLDDKDHRIIEL
- the mutL gene encoding DNA mismatch repair endonuclease MutL, which translates into the protein MNKIKILSDNLANQIAAGEVVERPASVVKELVENSIDAAAARIQIDIELGGRRLMRISDDGEGMSRDDAILAFERHATSKIKTAEDLGSIATLGFRGEALASIASVAKVELLTKTEPEGTASRVVIEGGRLIDVKDAARDTGTTISVRDLFYNTPARRKFMRSEATENYHLTSIVTHYALAHPEIAFTLTNNGREVIRVAPAKDLRERAFQIFGRDLLESLLPVDGGREYVAKVSGFVSAPRERRTTRDSQYFFVNKRFVRDKTIAGGLLEGFRSVLPHGVYPVAFLFLEMPLEEIDVNVHPAKTEVRFRRGEAVKDVIAEAIRAALANAGIVGELRPERDLEPETQPVYAPPVHVQPPEQSRIEFIDNTLEFKPKDTEQAREPEPLVRVASANPQLERGDVYHPLVVEDPSLEAAGFFVAEGISVPEERLPPAGYAVLPPVDSGIKVARSIEIDAVSGSKIQPIGQLHDSFIIAVDDEGLLLIDQHVAHERILFDKFRKSETDRQIESQNLLLPETIDLSPAQSEAFQLIEDDLESLGFGLMRLSGRTVAIKSIPTDLQPAEARNLFSEILDTVEHEKKGGAKKTLRDYIAASLACKAAVKINMKLTPEKMRWMIDRLLVTTSPTTCPHGRPVILRLSMKDIERAFHRT
- a CDS encoding sodium:solute symporter, producing the protein MRSLDWAIVVAYLIYVVWDGIRMTKHSGSKEGYFLADRGLPWWAVGLSVMATQLSAITLVGTTGQAYSDGMRFIQFYYGLPFAMIILCVTVVPFFHRANVFTAYEYLEKRFDVKVRTLTSFFFLISRGLGVGTIISAPSIVLSIVFGWNLIATIFAIGLSTTIYTVFGGVQAVTWTDVKQMVIIGFGLSVCFLVILWSFPAGVTLGDGLHLAGSLGKLNMVDTTFDLKEKYTIWSGLIGGLFLMLGYFGCDQSQVQRFLTAKSVDEGRTSLLMSAFLKIPMQFGILLIGIMVFVFYQFTAPPIVFNPAEVDKAAQTEEFRQIQSKYAAAHAERREAALKFEPEDGQLRQNYIEADKKFNESRKEAVAFVRSTSNPGFNDINYVFPTFVLENMPMGVIGLLIAAIFAAAMSSIAAELNALATATTIDFYRRLYKPDATDAHYVAVGRATTFIWGIFACIVAIFATNLGSLIEVVNKFGSFFYGSLLGVFVLAFVVKRARARGAFFGLLFGITSVWTASIFTDIEFLWFNVIGCLVTVLAGFLISLTVGDEPERGDADTQSL